The proteins below come from a single Streptomyces sp. SCSIO 75703 genomic window:
- a CDS encoding alpha/beta hydrolase, which yields MTDPATPSAQPASVVRLGIPGGREVTHRDVAANGARFHIAELGEGPLVLLLHGFPQFWWTWRHQLPALADAGFRAVAMDLRGVGGSDRTPRGYDPAGLALDITGVIRSLGEPDAALVGHDLGAYLAWTAAAMRPKLVRRLAVSSMPHPRRWRSAMLGDLRQTRAGSYVWGFQRPWVPERQLTADDGALVGRLIREWSGPKPVDDEAVEVYRRAMCIPSTAHCSIEPYRWMVRSLARPDGVQFYRRMKRPVRVPTLHLHGSLDPVMRTGSAAGSGRYVEAPYRWRLFDGLGHFPHEEDPALFSTELINWLNDPEPDR from the coding sequence ATGACGGACCCCGCCACTCCTTCGGCCCAACCCGCCTCGGTCGTACGCCTGGGCATCCCCGGCGGACGCGAGGTGACCCACCGGGACGTCGCCGCCAACGGCGCCCGCTTCCACATCGCCGAGCTGGGCGAGGGGCCGCTGGTGCTGCTGCTGCACGGCTTCCCGCAGTTCTGGTGGACCTGGCGGCATCAGCTTCCGGCGCTCGCCGACGCCGGTTTCCGCGCGGTCGCCATGGACCTGCGCGGCGTCGGCGGCAGCGACCGCACGCCGCGCGGCTACGACCCCGCGGGGCTCGCGCTCGACATCACCGGCGTGATCCGCTCCCTCGGCGAGCCGGACGCCGCGCTGGTCGGCCACGACCTGGGCGCCTACCTGGCCTGGACGGCCGCGGCGATGCGGCCCAAGCTGGTGCGCCGGCTGGCGGTGTCGTCGATGCCGCACCCCCGGCGCTGGCGTTCCGCGATGCTCGGCGACCTGCGGCAGACCCGGGCGGGTTCCTACGTCTGGGGCTTCCAGCGCCCGTGGGTCCCGGAGCGGCAACTGACCGCGGACGACGGCGCGCTGGTCGGCCGGCTGATCCGCGAGTGGTCGGGCCCGAAGCCGGTGGACGACGAGGCGGTGGAGGTCTACCGGCGGGCCATGTGCATCCCGTCGACGGCGCACTGCTCGATCGAGCCGTACCGCTGGATGGTGCGGTCGCTGGCCCGGCCCGACGGCGTGCAGTTCTACCGGCGGATGAAGCGGCCGGTGCGGGTGCCCACCCTGCACCTGCACGGTTCGCTGGACCCGGTGATGCGCACGGGCAGTGCGGCGGGGTCGGGGCGGTACGTGGAAGCGCCGTACCGCTGGCGGCTGTTCGACGGGCTCGGCCACTTCCCGCACGAGGAGGACCCGGCGCTCTTCTCGACAGAACTGATCAATTGGCTGAACGATCCCGAGCCGGATCGGTGA
- a CDS encoding MarP family serine protease → MNVLDILLLLAAVWFAVVGYRQGFVVGILSVTGFLGGGLVAVYLLPVLWDALTDNAEVSTAAAVVAVVVVIVCASVGQALTTHLGNKLRRYITWSPARALDATGGALVNVVAMLLVAWLIGSALAGTTLPTLGKEVRSSKVLLGVSRALPAQADTWFTDFSSILAQNGFPQVFSPFSNEPITNVQPPDPALANSAVATRAQRSIVKVTGTAPGCGKVLEGTGFVFADRRVMTNAHVVGGVDEPTVQIGGEGRKYDATVVLYDWRRDIAVLDVPEMKAPVLRFADQDASSGSSAIVAGFPENGAYDVRSARVRGRITANGPDIYRRDTVRRDVYSLYATVRQGNSGGPLLTPQGEVYGVVFAKSLDDPDTGYALTVDEIREDIEKGRAANQQVDSDSCAL, encoded by the coding sequence GTGAACGTGCTGGACATCCTGCTGCTGCTCGCCGCCGTCTGGTTCGCCGTCGTCGGCTACCGACAGGGCTTCGTCGTCGGCATCCTGTCCGTCACCGGCTTCCTCGGCGGCGGTCTCGTCGCCGTCTACCTGCTGCCGGTCCTGTGGGACGCGCTGACCGACAACGCCGAGGTGAGCACCGCCGCCGCCGTCGTCGCGGTCGTCGTCGTGATCGTCTGCGCCTCCGTGGGGCAGGCCCTCACCACGCACCTCGGCAACAAGCTGCGCCGCTACATCACCTGGTCCCCGGCCCGCGCGCTGGACGCGACCGGCGGCGCCCTGGTCAACGTCGTGGCGATGCTGCTGGTCGCCTGGCTGATCGGCTCGGCCCTGGCAGGCACCACCCTGCCCACGCTCGGCAAGGAGGTCCGCAGCTCCAAGGTGCTGCTCGGCGTGTCACGGGCGCTGCCCGCCCAGGCCGACACCTGGTTCACCGACTTCTCCTCGATCCTCGCGCAGAACGGCTTCCCCCAGGTCTTCAGCCCGTTCTCCAACGAGCCCATCACCAACGTCCAGCCGCCCGACCCGGCCCTCGCCAACAGCGCGGTCGCCACCCGGGCCCAGCGCTCCATCGTCAAGGTGACGGGCACCGCCCCCGGCTGCGGGAAGGTCCTGGAGGGCACCGGATTCGTCTTCGCCGACCGCCGCGTGATGACCAACGCCCACGTCGTCGGCGGCGTCGACGAGCCCACCGTCCAGATAGGCGGCGAGGGCCGCAAGTACGACGCCACGGTCGTCCTCTACGACTGGCGGCGCGACATCGCCGTCCTCGACGTGCCCGAGATGAAGGCGCCCGTGCTGCGCTTCGCCGACCAGGACGCGAGCAGCGGATCGAGCGCCATCGTCGCCGGCTTCCCGGAGAACGGCGCCTACGACGTCCGCTCCGCGCGCGTCCGCGGCCGCATCACGGCCAACGGCCCGGACATCTACCGCCGCGACACCGTCCGCCGCGACGTGTACTCCCTGTACGCGACCGTCCGTCAGGGCAACTCCGGCGGCCCGCTGCTCACGCCCCAGGGCGAGGTGTACGGCGTGGTCTTCGCCAAGTCCCTCGACGACCCCGACACCGGCTACGCGCTCACCGTGGACGAGATCCGCGAGGACATCGAGAAGGGCCGCGCCGCCAACCAGCAGGTGGACAGCGACAGCTGCGCCCTCTGA
- a CDS encoding CoA pyrophosphatase codes for MTRAGDIRDVTLSETGLPGWLEPVARAGRTVRPKQLSRFLPPENGEGRQSAVLVLFGEGTPRPEGGRGRGPELLLMERAGTLRSHAGQPAFPGGALDPEDGDPQGEGPLRAALREAEEETGLDPSGVQLFGALPKLYIPVSGFVVTPVLGWWREPSPVGVVDPRETARVFTVPVADLTDPANRVTAAHPSGHRGPAFLVESALVWGFTAGIIDRLLHFAGWERPWDREKQVPLDRLS; via the coding sequence ATGACGAGGGCGGGCGACATCCGGGACGTGACGCTGAGCGAGACGGGTCTGCCGGGGTGGCTGGAGCCGGTGGCGCGGGCCGGGCGGACGGTGCGGCCGAAGCAGCTCAGTCGCTTCCTCCCCCCGGAGAACGGGGAGGGGCGGCAGTCCGCCGTCCTGGTTCTCTTCGGCGAGGGCACGCCCCGCCCCGAGGGCGGTCGCGGTCGCGGGCCCGAGCTGCTGCTCATGGAGCGGGCGGGGACCCTGCGTTCGCACGCCGGCCAGCCCGCCTTCCCCGGCGGCGCCCTCGATCCGGAGGACGGCGATCCGCAGGGCGAGGGCCCACTGCGGGCGGCGCTGCGCGAGGCCGAGGAGGAGACCGGGCTCGACCCGTCCGGCGTCCAGCTCTTCGGCGCCCTGCCCAAGCTGTACATCCCGGTCAGCGGTTTCGTCGTCACCCCCGTACTGGGCTGGTGGCGCGAGCCGAGCCCGGTCGGCGTGGTCGACCCTCGCGAGACCGCCCGTGTCTTCACCGTGCCGGTGGCGGATCTCACGGATCCGGCCAACCGCGTCACCGCCGCCCACCCGAGCGGCCACCGAGGCCCGGCATTCCTGGTCGAATCGGCCCTGGTCTGGGGTTTCACGGCGGGCATCATCGACCGGTTGCTGCACTTCGCGGGCTGGGAGCGGCCCTGGGACCGGGAGAAGCAGGTCCCGCTGGACCGGCTCTCATGA